From the genome of Longimicrobiaceae bacterium:
CGGGCGCGCCCGGGCGGGACCGGGTCGAGTACGGCGCCACGGCGCTCGCGCTCCACGAGTTGCGCACGTAGTCCACGTAGATCTTCCCCGCGCGCTCCTCCTTCGACGCGCTGGTGAGGTACCGGTCCGGCGCGTCGCGCACCATCCCCTCCGCCACCCCGAGCGCGAACTCCCGCACCGACTCCCATTCGCTCCGCCGTGCGATCGGCGCGACCACGTGCAGTCCCTTCCCGCCGCTCGTCTTCACCCAGCTCTCCAGCCCCACCGCCGCCAGCCGCTCGCGCGCCTCCTTCGCCGCCTCCACCACATCGGCCCACCCGATCCCCTCCGCCGGATCGAGGTCCAGGATCATCCGGTCCGGGCGGTCCAGGCGGTCGCGCCGGGCGCCCCAGACGTGCAGCTCCAGCACCCCCATCTGCACCAGCGACACCAGCGCGGGGAGCGTGTCCGCCACCAGGTACGTTTCGTCCTCCCCCTCCACAGGCACCTTCACCCGCCCCAGCGCGCGCGGCGTCCCCTTGCCGGCCCGGCGCTGGTAGAAGCACGCCGTCTGCTGCCCGGACGGGCAGCGCACCAGC
Proteins encoded in this window:
- the ligD gene encoding non-homologous end-joining DNA ligase, giving the protein MARGDEATELEGVRLTHPDRVLYPEQGITKRELAEYYAAVAERMLPHVRGRPLTLVRCPSGQQTACFYQRRAGKGTPRALGRVKVPVEGEDETYLVADTLPALVSLVQMGVLELHVWGARRDRLDRPDRMILDLDPAEGIGWADVVEAAKEARERLAAVGLESWVKTSGGKGLHVVAPIARRSEWESVREFALGVAEGMVRDAPDRYLTSASKEERAGKIYVDYVRNSWSASAVAPYSTRSRPGAPVSFPLAWDALSARGKPGDFTVRMAPELVRSRPDPWEDMESSRQGLTKEVWRKLGRA